GCCGGATTGCAGCGCGTCGGCGTGGATGGCCGTCCCGGTCGAGTACCCTGAGAACACGGCCTCCGCATACGGAACCTGGGAGGACGCCGTGGGGGGCGCATAGGCGGCGAGCAGCAGGACGAGCAGACCGACCTTCAACGCGGGCGCCGGCCGGGGGCGCCTGGGGGACCGGGACATGCGAACGCTCCAGGGTCGACGGCAACTACCAGGGGCTTTCGATACCCTTCGTCGCGCTCGCCTACACGCGCGCTACGTGGGGTCGGCGGCGACGGGAGCCTCGGCTCCCGCGGTCTGGGCCGAGGCGGGCTGCCCCGTGGCGATCACCGCTCGGACGACCGTCCCGGTTCCGTCGCTGCGGATGTCCACCTCGCGAGACAACGACCGGACGATGAACAGTCCTCGCCCCGTGACGGCCAGCGGGTCCGGACGGTCCGTACCGCGGGTGACGAGGGCACCGTCTCCCGTCCCGTCGTCGGAGACCTCGAGCACGATCGAGGAGTCGACGACGTCCGCCGCCAGGACGACCGACGACCGAGCGAAGCGCACGCTGTTGGACACGAGCTCGGAGACGCACAGCAGTGCGTCCTGCAGCCTCTCCGGGGAGACCTGCTGGGCCGAGAGCCACTCGGACAGGTTGGACCGCGCCACCCGGACCGTCTCCCGCGAGGGGATGTAGCGCCAGACCGCCCGGTGCTCCCCGGGCGCGCGGCGCAGCACGAGGGCGAGGGAGTCGTCGCGTCGCTCTGCCCCCTGGAGGCATCCTTCGACGAGGAGGGCCGGCATCTCGTCCGTCGAGGCCGACGCGACGCACGCGGCCTGCTCCATCAGTCGCTCCGTCCCCTCCAGGATGTCCTTGCGCGCCTCGACGAGACCGTCCGTGTACAGGACGAGGGACTCGCTCGGGCCGAGCGTGAATCGGACGACGTCGTCGGAACCGGCGCCGGGCCACCCGATCACTCCGCCCGACGCCGGGATCTGGCGCACCCCCTCGGGAGAGACGTGCAGCGCCGGGGGGTGGCCTCCCGACACCAGCTGGACGAGACCGGACCGGGGGTCGTACCGCAGGACCAGGACGCTGGCCGCGAGCCCCGGACTCTCCGCGCGCATGAGCTCGTCGGCCCTGGCGACGATCTCGTCGATCGGGCACTCCTGGAGGGCGAGGAGGCGGAGTGCGTGGACGACCGCGAGCGCGTCGCGGGTGGCGGCGACCCCGTGTCCGAGCACATCCACCACCGCCACGTGCAGATGACCCGACGGAAGCACCTGCCAGTCGTAGAGGTCTCCCCCGGTCGGGGCGCTCGGATCGGACGCGATGTACGAGACCGCGAGCTCGAGATCCGGCACGGTGGGGCGCTTGGGCATCACCGCCTGTTGGAGCTGCTCGACGATCGCGCGCTGTGCCCTCTCCGCCTCCGCCAGGCGGCCGAACTCCTCGCGCAACCGGTCGATCTCCTCCTCGGATGTGATGTCGCGGGCGACGACGACGAGCGTGCGCGCCGTCCCCTCCGGGTCGAGCGCGAAGCTGTAGGAGCACGACAGGGTGCGGG
This genomic interval from Actinomycetota bacterium contains the following:
- a CDS encoding SpoIIE family protein phosphatase; the protein is CQTQPPTPAAQWALAAGVGGWVWHALSPSTEVTGRTVAVTVLALAVVGAVNQTAFTVVLSIVNRSSLPAQLRKLAPIILPGWVIGWAVNSLIGLLYVLAIDGHPLASLLFIVPLAVLFFAYRGYAGTRSDRVRLAGLHRAARALAEPLDPREAIGAYLREVATCFEAVAAELVLRSAEGRIVHRYVASTGGHTVEIQPDDTVTLEGMLLDRGEPARVAAKERGEARDALVSAGWRECLAAPLTDDDEVSGVLIVLDQAGFEGFEAGELAVIEALARETAVTFTKGSLFAEILEERRKLAEIVSTTSDGILTIGEDGRVRSWNEAMAEISGLPASEVVDAATAIDVLDPRTAEGERVRPELWTDGRKLPSELRITRPDGTTRTLSCSYSFALDPEGTARTLVVVARDITSEEEIDRLREEFGRLAEAERAQRAIVEQLQQAVMPKRPTVPDLELAVSYIASDPSAPTGGDLYDWQVLPSGHLHVAVVDVLGHGVAATRDALAVVHALRLLALQECPIDEIVARADELMRAESPGLAASVLVLRYDPRSGLVQLVSGGHPPALHVSPEGVRQIPASGGVIGWPGAGSDDVVRFTLGPSESLVLYTDGLVEARKDILEGTERLMEQAACVASASTDEMPALLVEGCLQGAERRDDSLALVLRRAPGEHRAVWRYIPSRETVRVARSNLSEWLSAQQVSPERLQDALLCVSELVSNSVRFARSSVVLAADVVDSSIVLEVSDDGTGDGALVTRGTDRPDPLAVTGRGLFIVRSLSREVDIRSDGTGTVVRAVIATGQPASAQTAGAEAPVAADPT